A single region of the Kocuria rosea genome encodes:
- a CDS encoding HIT family protein — protein MSTVFTKIIEGEIPGRFVWQDERCVGFLSIDPLAQGHTLVVPREEHDHWVDLPEDLAAHLMVVSQRIGRAIDAVWRPARVGQMIQGFEVPHTHVHVWPAETVEQFQFVNVLRDPDPAWMDEAAERIRAALVEAGHGSAVPQA, from the coding sequence GTGAGCACCGTCTTCACGAAGATCATCGAGGGGGAGATCCCCGGCCGTTTCGTCTGGCAGGACGAGCGCTGCGTCGGCTTCCTGTCGATCGACCCGCTCGCGCAGGGCCACACGCTCGTGGTCCCGCGCGAGGAGCACGACCACTGGGTCGACCTGCCGGAGGACCTGGCGGCGCACCTGATGGTGGTCTCCCAGCGCATCGGGCGGGCCATCGACGCCGTCTGGCGGCCGGCGCGGGTGGGCCAGATGATCCAGGGCTTCGAGGTCCCGCACACCCACGTGCACGTGTGGCCGGCGGAGACGGTCGAGCAGTTCCAGTTCGTCAACGTGCTCCGCGACCCGGACCCCGCCTGGATGGACGAGGCCGCGGAGCGGATCCGGGCCGCCCTCGTCGAGGCCGGGCACGGGTCCGCCGTGCCGCAGGCCTGA
- a CDS encoding GuaB1 family IMP dehydrogenase-related protein translates to MRFLNTPTSDLTYSDVFLVPSSSRVTSRFDVDLTPRDGTGATVPLVAANMTAVTGRRMVETLARRGGLGILPQDIPLDVIADVTSWVKERSPRFETPVVLGDEDTVHDALGIMHKRPHGAVVVCGPGRAYRGVVLAADCAEVDRFTQLGSIMRTDAPVFTLAEVRAGSGDDVLAAAYDRLAQTRAHVAPVLDGDTVVGVLTRKGTVRSTIYTPALDGAGRLRVGAAVGINGDVRGKARALLDAGVDVLVVDTAHGHQRKMVEALELVRAAAPDVPVVAGNVVTADGVQDLVDAGADIVKVGVGPGAMCTTRMMTAVGRPQFSAVLECAEAAAGLGRHVWADGGVKHPRDVALALAAGASQVMVGSWFAGTHEGPGELNVDADGRMYKESFGMASTRAVRERTRGEGAFARARKGLFEEGISSSKMYLDPERPGVEDLVDQITAGVRSSMTYAGATTLEQFAARAVVGIQSASGYEEGRARPVSWS, encoded by the coding sequence GTGCGATTTCTCAACACCCCCACGTCCGACCTGACCTACAGCGACGTCTTCCTCGTCCCCTCGAGCTCCCGGGTCACCTCCCGGTTCGACGTCGACCTCACCCCGCGCGACGGCACGGGCGCCACCGTGCCGCTGGTGGCCGCGAACATGACCGCCGTGACCGGGCGCCGGATGGTCGAGACGCTGGCCCGCCGCGGCGGTCTGGGCATCCTGCCGCAGGACATCCCGCTGGACGTCATCGCGGACGTCACGTCCTGGGTCAAGGAGCGCTCGCCGCGCTTCGAGACCCCCGTGGTCCTCGGGGACGAGGACACCGTCCACGACGCCCTGGGCATCATGCACAAGCGGCCCCACGGCGCCGTGGTGGTGTGCGGTCCGGGGCGGGCCTACCGCGGGGTGGTGCTCGCGGCCGACTGCGCCGAGGTGGACCGCTTCACCCAGCTCGGCTCGATCATGCGCACCGACGCCCCGGTGTTCACCCTGGCGGAGGTCCGGGCCGGGTCCGGCGACGACGTCCTCGCCGCCGCCTACGACCGGCTCGCGCAGACCCGCGCCCACGTGGCGCCGGTGCTCGACGGCGACACGGTGGTGGGCGTGCTGACCCGCAAGGGCACGGTCCGCTCCACGATCTACACCCCCGCCCTGGACGGCGCGGGCCGGCTCCGGGTGGGCGCCGCCGTGGGCATCAACGGGGACGTCCGGGGCAAGGCCCGGGCGCTGCTCGACGCCGGCGTGGACGTGCTCGTGGTGGACACCGCCCACGGCCACCAGCGCAAGATGGTGGAGGCCCTCGAGCTGGTCCGCGCGGCGGCCCCCGACGTGCCCGTCGTAGCGGGCAACGTGGTCACCGCCGACGGCGTCCAGGACCTCGTCGACGCCGGCGCGGACATCGTGAAGGTCGGCGTGGGTCCCGGTGCGATGTGCACCACCCGGATGATGACCGCCGTGGGCCGGCCCCAGTTCTCCGCCGTGCTCGAGTGCGCCGAGGCCGCCGCCGGGCTGGGCCGGCACGTCTGGGCGGACGGCGGCGTGAAGCACCCCCGGGACGTCGCCCTCGCCCTGGCGGCCGGGGCCAGCCAGGTCATGGTGGGCTCCTGGTTCGCCGGCACCCACGAGGGCCCGGGCGAGCTGAACGTGGACGCCGACGGCCGCATGTACAAGGAGAGCTTCGGCATGGCCTCGACCCGCGCCGTGCGCGAGCGCACCCGCGGCGAGGGCGCCTTCGCCCGCGCCCGCAAGGGGCTCTTCGAGGAGGGCATCTCCAGCTCCAAGATGTACCTCGACCCCGAGCGCCCCGGCGTGGAGGACCTCGTGGACCAGATCACCGCGGGCGTGCGCAGCTCCATGACCTACGCGGGCGCCACGACCCTCGAGCAGTTCGCGGCCCGGGCCGTGGTCGGCATCCAGTCCGCGTCCGGCTACGAGGAGGGCAGGGCGCGCCCCGTCAGCTGGTCCTGA
- a CDS encoding Fur family transcriptional regulator translates to MSVRTSGGSAGEVRNTRQRRAVARALASLEDFISTQDLHALLRERGDSVSLATTYRILQSMSELGELDVLRSDDGEAIYRRCAAEHHHHHLVCRRCGAAVELEAPAVEEWAGRTAAAHGFTEVDHTVEITGLCAACAARRADG, encoded by the coding sequence GTGAGCGTGAGAACCAGCGGGGGGAGCGCCGGGGAGGTCCGCAACACCCGGCAGCGCCGCGCCGTCGCGCGGGCGCTCGCGTCCCTGGAGGACTTCATCTCCACGCAGGACCTGCACGCCCTGCTGCGGGAGCGCGGCGACTCCGTCTCCCTGGCCACGACCTACCGGATCCTGCAGTCGATGTCCGAGCTCGGCGAGCTGGACGTCCTGCGCAGCGACGACGGCGAGGCGATCTACCGCCGCTGCGCCGCCGAGCACCACCACCACCACCTGGTGTGCCGCCGCTGCGGTGCCGCCGTGGAGCTCGAGGCCCCCGCGGTCGAGGAGTGGGCCGGGCGCACCGCCGCCGCCCACGGCTTCACCGAGGTGGACCACACGGTCGAGATCACCGGCCTGTGCGCCGCCTGCGCGGCGCGGCGGGCCGATGGCTGA
- a CDS encoding hemolysin family protein, with product MSDWAGLAWLVVLLAGNAFFVGGEFAVMSARRSQIEPLAEEGNKRARTALYAMEHVSLMLACCQLGITVCSLLILNISEPALHHIVSGPLVHLGVPAEVADVSGFLTALLVVTFLHVVFGEMVPKNMSVSAADRAVLLLAPPLVLVSRMVKPVIATLNWTANHVLKLMGIEPKDEVSSTFTLDELQSIVAESTKEGTVADQTGLLSGALEFSSKRTADVMVPLHQLVTLPEDASAADVEKAVARTGFSRFALTEDDGELNGYLHIKDVLSIPESRYNEPVPVTRVRSLANLRPGIEIDDALAAMQRTGSHLARVVDAGGQTLGVLFLEDVIEELVGEIRDTTQDRRQRRGDRVDTSEPPR from the coding sequence ATGAGCGACTGGGCAGGCCTCGCGTGGCTCGTGGTGCTCCTGGCGGGCAACGCCTTCTTCGTGGGCGGCGAGTTCGCCGTCATGTCCGCGCGGCGCAGCCAGATCGAGCCGCTGGCCGAGGAGGGCAACAAGCGGGCCCGGACCGCGCTGTACGCGATGGAGCACGTGTCCCTCATGCTGGCCTGCTGCCAGCTGGGCATCACCGTGTGCTCGCTGCTGATCCTCAACATCTCCGAGCCGGCGCTGCACCACATCGTCTCCGGCCCGCTGGTCCACCTGGGCGTGCCGGCCGAGGTCGCCGACGTCAGCGGGTTCCTCACGGCCCTGCTCGTGGTCACCTTCCTGCACGTGGTGTTCGGCGAGATGGTGCCGAAGAACATGTCGGTGTCCGCCGCGGACCGCGCCGTGCTGCTGCTGGCGCCCCCGCTCGTGCTCGTCTCCCGCATGGTCAAGCCGGTGATCGCCACGCTGAACTGGACGGCGAACCACGTCCTGAAGCTCATGGGCATCGAGCCGAAGGACGAGGTGTCCTCGACCTTCACCCTGGACGAGCTCCAGTCCATCGTGGCGGAGTCCACGAAGGAGGGCACGGTGGCGGACCAGACGGGCCTGCTCTCCGGCGCGCTCGAGTTCTCGTCCAAGCGCACCGCCGACGTGATGGTGCCGCTGCACCAGCTCGTCACGCTGCCCGAGGACGCCTCCGCGGCGGACGTCGAGAAGGCGGTGGCCCGCACGGGCTTCTCCCGCTTCGCCCTCACGGAGGACGACGGCGAGCTCAACGGCTACCTGCACATCAAGGACGTGCTCTCGATCCCGGAGAGCCGCTACAACGAGCCGGTGCCGGTGACCCGGGTGCGCTCGCTGGCGAACCTGCGTCCCGGCATCGAGATCGACGACGCGCTGGCGGCGATGCAGCGCACGGGCTCGCACCTGGCGCGCGTGGTCGACGCCGGCGGGCAGACCCTGGGCGTGCTGTTCCTCGAGGACGTCATCGAGGAGCTGGTGGGCGAGATCCGGGACACCACCCAGGACCGGCGGCAGCGCCGCGGGGACCGGGTGGACACCTCGGAGCCGCCGCGCTGA
- a CDS encoding hemolysin family protein: MEWLLLAAGLLLILGTGFFVAVEFSLVALDQTTVRRAIAEGDRAAEPLLKCLKSLSTQLSSCQLGITLTTLLTGYTLDLALQSFLREPIAELTGLSVAAAGGATLALSMLISTLLSMLLGELVPKNWAIAEAFRVGRLVARPQLVFTAVFKPFVVTLNGVANRVLHLFGMEAKEELSGARSPEELSSMVRRSAKMGTLDAGTAAFVAKTLTFAERTAADVMTPRIRVQMLDSHESVGDVVAVASRTGHSRFPVMDDSPDDVRGVVHVKKAVAVPSERRAALECGAIMEDVLRVPETVHLDSLLVQLRSGGLQMAVVVDEWGGTAGVVTLEDLVEEVVGEVSDEHDRLSLGALQSAAGEWYFPGLMRPDEVSEQITELDIEDGPAYETMGGFMMDRLGQVPKPGDVVPVQGGVLEVARMEGRRVDRIRFVPAPAEPEDAPAGARESGAREEDAR; encoded by the coding sequence ATGGAATGGCTGCTCCTGGCGGCGGGCCTGCTCCTCATCCTCGGCACGGGCTTCTTCGTGGCCGTGGAGTTCTCCCTCGTGGCCCTCGACCAGACCACGGTGCGCCGGGCGATCGCAGAGGGCGACCGCGCGGCGGAACCGCTGCTGAAGTGCCTCAAGTCTCTGTCCACGCAGCTCTCCAGCTGCCAGCTGGGGATCACACTGACCACACTTCTCACCGGCTACACCCTGGACCTGGCGCTCCAGTCCTTCCTGCGGGAACCGATCGCCGAGCTCACCGGTCTGTCCGTGGCGGCCGCCGGGGGAGCGACCCTGGCACTGTCGATGCTCATCTCCACGCTGCTGTCCATGCTGCTGGGCGAGCTCGTGCCCAAGAACTGGGCCATCGCGGAGGCGTTCCGGGTGGGGCGGCTGGTCGCCCGTCCCCAGCTCGTGTTCACCGCGGTGTTCAAGCCGTTCGTCGTCACCCTCAACGGCGTGGCCAACCGGGTCCTGCACCTGTTCGGGATGGAGGCCAAGGAGGAGCTCTCGGGCGCGCGCTCGCCGGAGGAGCTGTCCTCGATGGTCCGCCGCTCCGCGAAGATGGGCACCCTGGACGCCGGCACCGCCGCGTTCGTCGCGAAGACCCTCACCTTCGCCGAGCGCACGGCCGCGGACGTCATGACGCCCCGGATCCGCGTGCAGATGCTCGACTCCCACGAGTCCGTCGGGGACGTCGTGGCCGTCGCCTCCCGCACCGGGCACTCCCGGTTCCCCGTGATGGACGACTCCCCGGACGACGTCCGCGGGGTGGTCCACGTCAAGAAGGCCGTGGCCGTGCCGTCGGAGCGCCGCGCCGCCCTCGAGTGCGGGGCGATCATGGAGGACGTCCTGCGCGTGCCCGAGACCGTCCACCTCGACTCCCTGCTCGTGCAGCTGCGCTCCGGCGGGCTCCAGATGGCCGTCGTCGTCGACGAGTGGGGCGGCACCGCCGGCGTCGTGACCCTCGAGGACCTCGTGGAGGAGGTGGTCGGGGAGGTCTCCGACGAGCACGACCGGCTCAGCCTCGGCGCCCTGCAGTCCGCGGCGGGCGAGTGGTACTTCCCCGGGCTGATGCGCCCCGACGAGGTCTCCGAGCAGATCACCGAGCTCGACATCGAGGACGGTCCCGCCTACGAGACCATGGGCGGGTTCATGATGGACCGGCTCGGGCAGGTCCCGAAGCCCGGGGACGTGGTCCCCGTCCAGGGCGGCGTGCTCGAGGTCGCCCGGATGGAGGGGCGCCGCGTGGACCGCATCCGGTTCGTCCCCGCACCGGCCGAGCCCGAGGACGCCCCCGCAGGGGCCCGCGAGAGCGGCGCCCGAGAGGAGGACGCACGATGA
- a CDS encoding MBL fold metallo-hydrolase has translation MELIKYTHSCVRLENEGRVLVIDPGKFSGREELAEALDGADVLLVTHEHPDHLDPEPVHAHLRAHPEVQVYAPAPVAAGLREALGEGHAIHDAEPETVLELEGFTVRTFGGQHALIHTLIRTVDNIGYLVEDTVYHPGDSLVVPHGLSAPVLLAPIHAPWNKLAEVVDFVVSVRPERVFQIHDGLLSDNGLGVIEGQLTSFAAKYGAEYRHLAVGERVAL, from the coding sequence ATGGAGCTCATCAAGTACACCCACTCGTGCGTGCGGCTCGAGAACGAGGGCAGGGTCCTGGTGATCGACCCGGGCAAGTTCTCCGGACGGGAGGAGCTGGCGGAGGCCCTCGACGGGGCCGACGTCCTGCTCGTCACGCACGAGCACCCGGACCACCTCGACCCCGAGCCGGTGCACGCGCACCTCCGGGCGCACCCGGAGGTGCAGGTGTACGCCCCGGCCCCGGTGGCCGCGGGGCTCCGGGAGGCCCTGGGGGAGGGCCACGCGATCCACGACGCCGAGCCCGAGACCGTGCTGGAGCTCGAGGGCTTCACCGTGCGGACGTTCGGCGGCCAGCACGCGCTGATCCACACGCTCATCCGCACCGTGGACAACATCGGCTACCTGGTCGAGGACACGGTCTACCACCCCGGCGACTCGCTGGTGGTCCCGCACGGGCTCTCCGCCCCCGTGCTGCTGGCGCCGATCCACGCGCCGTGGAACAAGCTGGCGGAGGTCGTCGACTTCGTGGTGTCCGTGCGCCCCGAGCGGGTCTTCCAGATCCACGACGGCCTGCTCTCCGACAACGGCCTCGGCGTGATCGAGGGCCAGCTCACCTCGTTCGCCGCCAAGTACGGGGCCGAGTACCGCCACCTCGCCGTCGGCGAGCGCGTCGCCCTGTAG
- a CDS encoding diacylglycerol kinase family protein: MAEPGPSRGVFVLAVNPCAGRGRALEDAHRAAELLRTGGDEAVVLSAADLGTLVGLVRDRLRAHALTTRALVVVGGDGMVQAGLGVLAELAAQGVDVPLGVVPCGTGNDLARHLRVPLRDPVAAAGRILRRLDDPRDRRLDVGRVRFADGRTSCFATALCAGFDAVVNERANRWLRPAGSSRYLLAVLVEIVRLRTVHYRLEIEDAGSRRRTERRDGVLLNVANTSSIGGGLRIVPDARADDGLLELFTVAPLGRARFLLLFPRLFSGRHVALESVRIERVRAVAVDAPDVTVYADGERLGPLPVRVDVLPAAVRVLA, translated from the coding sequence ATGGCTGAGCCGGGCCCGTCCCGCGGCGTCTTCGTCCTGGCGGTCAACCCGTGCGCCGGCCGCGGCCGGGCCCTCGAGGACGCCCACCGGGCCGCGGAGCTCCTGCGGACCGGCGGTGACGAGGCCGTGGTGCTCTCCGCCGCGGACCTCGGCACCCTGGTGGGGCTGGTGCGCGACCGGCTGCGGGCGCACGCCCTCACCACCCGGGCGCTCGTGGTCGTGGGCGGGGACGGGATGGTGCAGGCCGGCCTCGGCGTGCTCGCGGAGCTCGCCGCGCAGGGCGTCGACGTCCCGCTGGGCGTGGTGCCGTGCGGGACCGGCAACGACCTGGCCCGCCACCTGCGCGTGCCGCTCCGGGACCCGGTGGCCGCGGCCGGGCGGATCCTGCGCCGGCTCGACGACCCCCGGGACCGCCGCCTCGACGTGGGCCGGGTGCGCTTCGCGGACGGCCGCACGTCCTGCTTCGCGACCGCCCTGTGCGCGGGCTTCGACGCCGTGGTCAACGAGCGGGCCAACCGGTGGCTGCGCCCGGCCGGCTCCTCCCGCTACCTGCTGGCCGTCCTGGTGGAGATCGTGCGGCTGCGCACCGTCCACTACCGGCTCGAGATCGAGGACGCCGGCAGCCGGCGCCGCACGGAGCGCCGGGACGGGGTCCTGCTGAACGTCGCCAACACGTCGTCGATCGGGGGCGGCCTGCGGATCGTGCCCGACGCCCGGGCGGACGACGGGCTGCTGGAGCTGTTCACCGTGGCGCCCCTGGGCCGGGCCCGGTTCCTGCTCCTGTTCCCCCGGCTGTTCTCGGGCCGCCACGTGGCGCTGGAGAGCGTGCGGATCGAACGGGTCCGCGCCGTGGCCGTGGACGCCCCGGACGTCACCGTCTACGCGGACGGGGAGCGCCTCGGCCCGCTGCCCGTGCGCGTGGACGTGCTCCCCGCGGCGGTCCGCGTCCTGGCCTGA